One genomic region from Halobacteriovorax vibrionivorans encodes:
- a CDS encoding QcrA and Rieske domain-containing protein — protein MSEKKQLNRREFFSFVTVGWVAFTSAIAGFLTLAFRYTYPNVNFEPEMDFVAGRPNDYEEGVDERWKNGYGVWIVKMEGRLFALSNICTHLGCVPNWLPAELKFKCPCHGSGYYQNGINFEGPAPRPLERYKISLNAEGKIIVDKTKIFRYEKGQWDNPQSFLKV, from the coding sequence ATGTCTGAAAAAAAACAGCTAAACCGAAGAGAGTTCTTTAGCTTTGTAACTGTTGGTTGGGTTGCGTTTACTTCTGCAATCGCAGGTTTCTTAACATTAGCTTTTCGCTATACTTACCCGAACGTTAACTTTGAACCAGAAATGGACTTCGTTGCCGGAAGACCTAACGATTACGAAGAAGGCGTTGATGAGCGTTGGAAGAACGGTTACGGTGTTTGGATTGTTAAAATGGAAGGGCGATTATTTGCACTTTCAAATATCTGTACGCACCTTGGTTGTGTACCAAACTGGTTACCTGCTGAATTAAAATTTAAGTGTCCATGCCACGGTTCTGGTTATTACCAAAATGGTATTAACTTCGAAGGGCCAGCTCCAAGACCACTTGAAAGATATAAAATTTCACTGAATGCTGAAGGGAAAATCATCGTCGATAAAACTAAGATCTTCCGTTATGAAAAAGGTCAGTGGGATAACCCTCAAAGTTTTTTAAAGGTTTAA
- a CDS encoding AsmA family protein, protein MKTKSPLKIIFLFLGAAVLFAAIILFVAKRNLKPDAIRQVFTEQLQKALPNAQVFTQSLDYSLGVTSKVNIRKVEILYPHAGRKLPLSSFDNLQVEVPFWTMLLGYGTISININKPEVSYIEFKKGSNWENSLEKKEVVKFGTEDKESNKASSKEESKDSNDSFGALGFFANASINLNINDIKANYALRDGDHGEVIINRFALRDVGLNTTTTFELKSRFDLLKDKQNAMSFNLAILGESKLDKWLTEKRLDFNAEASITNIKSNLFIKPLNKILLTINGGLKDKQFSSELAVALEEQQFMKSKLDYDLKNGRLFLHNLNLDTDFKNFISYFIDLTTLDILINDGRLKVEGKLSSQNNKLNPNITTSVNGNVVAYNIPLKLDVKNNLNNKQIRSAIEVKALEGSAKIGQSTPYVLGVDRFDYLKTSIVNVHLKDVVIPTQIQSRPREEEKKSSETDKDESGETSSKKSLSNTEGEIFTQFPLKSKVRFSNVILGESPINGQISLSVNRKQLKIRSNKLKLGIAPLMLSYDSQIKENSKTSQVKSSFKNVDISSAALFIPENIIDSIEGSASGAIDGKTKDQEYDFNVNLRVKEAKLNKINLTKVLTSLFSKVEKIAKKDFQIDGKINEISFKGRFDDRLHQIQEYRVIIDDGLYVLRGKGKIDFKTTGELLGEVVINKPDLKHDLERDYGTSSIPFRLEGVGYQLRNDYEYTVKKLAEYAGKNLLKKESDKILKKNKKKVKELFKGLFQ, encoded by the coding sequence GTGAAAACTAAGTCACCATTAAAAATAATTTTTTTATTTTTAGGAGCCGCTGTATTATTTGCAGCGATTATTCTCTTTGTGGCAAAGAGAAACTTGAAACCAGATGCTATTAGGCAAGTCTTTACTGAGCAATTACAAAAGGCCCTTCCTAATGCACAAGTTTTCACGCAATCTCTTGATTACTCGCTAGGAGTAACTTCTAAGGTAAATATTAGAAAAGTAGAAATACTTTACCCTCATGCTGGAAGAAAGCTTCCTTTAAGTTCATTTGATAATCTACAAGTTGAAGTTCCTTTTTGGACGATGCTTTTAGGTTATGGAACGATTTCCATTAACATTAACAAACCAGAAGTCAGCTATATTGAATTTAAAAAGGGCTCCAATTGGGAAAACTCTTTAGAGAAAAAAGAAGTTGTTAAATTTGGAACAGAAGATAAAGAAAGCAACAAAGCTTCATCAAAAGAAGAAAGTAAGGATAGTAATGACTCGTTTGGAGCATTAGGCTTCTTTGCAAATGCAAGTATCAACTTAAATATCAATGATATTAAGGCAAACTATGCTCTTAGAGATGGTGATCATGGTGAAGTTATTATTAATCGTTTTGCCCTTAGAGATGTCGGTCTAAATACGACAACAACGTTCGAGCTCAAGTCTCGTTTTGACCTGTTAAAAGATAAGCAAAATGCAATGTCTTTTAATCTGGCAATCTTAGGGGAGTCGAAGCTTGATAAGTGGCTTACAGAAAAGAGATTAGACTTTAATGCCGAAGCCTCGATTACAAATATAAAGTCGAATCTATTTATTAAGCCTTTAAATAAAATACTTTTAACGATTAATGGTGGCCTAAAAGATAAGCAGTTCTCATCGGAGTTAGCTGTTGCGCTTGAAGAGCAGCAATTTATGAAATCTAAACTTGATTATGATTTAAAAAATGGAAGACTATTTTTACATAATCTAAATCTCGATACAGATTTTAAAAACTTTATCTCTTACTTTATCGATTTAACGACTCTCGACATTTTAATTAATGATGGAAGACTTAAGGTTGAAGGGAAGCTAAGCAGTCAAAATAATAAGCTCAATCCAAATATTACAACTTCAGTAAATGGAAATGTTGTTGCATATAATATCCCTTTGAAATTAGATGTAAAAAATAATCTTAATAATAAGCAGATTCGTTCTGCAATTGAGGTCAAAGCTTTAGAGGGAAGTGCAAAAATAGGCCAGTCAACACCATATGTACTTGGAGTTGATCGTTTTGATTATTTAAAAACATCTATTGTAAACGTTCATTTAAAAGATGTTGTTATTCCTACACAGATACAAAGCAGACCAAGAGAGGAAGAAAAGAAAAGCTCCGAGACAGATAAAGATGAAAGTGGTGAGACAAGTAGTAAAAAGTCACTATCCAATACTGAAGGAGAAATTTTTACTCAATTTCCACTAAAGTCCAAAGTTCGATTCTCAAATGTCATCTTAGGAGAGTCACCTATAAATGGGCAAATTTCTCTTAGTGTTAATAGGAAACAATTAAAGATCAGATCTAATAAGTTAAAACTTGGAATTGCTCCTTTGATGCTGAGTTATGATTCTCAAATAAAAGAGAATTCAAAAACTTCACAAGTCAAAAGCTCATTTAAGAACGTTGATATTTCAAGCGCTGCACTCTTTATCCCTGAAAATATAATTGATTCAATAGAAGGAAGCGCAAGTGGTGCTATTGATGGAAAGACTAAGGACCAGGAATACGACTTTAATGTTAATTTAAGAGTTAAAGAAGCAAAACTTAATAAAATAAACCTGACAAAGGTCTTAACCAGTTTATTTTCAAAAGTTGAAAAAATAGCCAAAAAGGATTTCCAAATTGATGGGAAAATAAATGAGATATCATTTAAAGGACGTTTTGATGATCGTCTTCATCAAATTCAAGAGTATCGTGTCATTATTGATGATGGCCTTTACGTTCTAAGAGGTAAAGGAAAGATAGACTTTAAAACGACTGGTGAACTACTTGGAGAAGTTGTTATTAATAAACCAGATTTGAAGCATGATCTTGAAAGAGATTATGGTACATCTAGTATTCCTTTTCGTTTAGAGGGAGTTGGTTACCAATTAAGAAATGATTACGAATATACAGTAAAGAAGCTTGCTGAATATGCAGGTAAGAATTTATTAAAGAAAGAATCAGATAAGATTCTTAAAAAGAACAAAAAGAAAGTAAAAGAATTATTTAAAGGTTTATTTCAATGA
- a CDS encoding cytochrome b family protein, which yields MKELINWLADPIRSFPIVSVLFFFMMKYYRVVGSKKFAKWSLIAAAPITVWFCMDANFRAIILWPDNIPINIIIVLIAWLTWYALYRAAENDKRIENGECPIEALPENREKVWVWPNLVFTELMCMIGCTIFLVVWAIVFKAPLEEPANTTWAPNPAKAPWYFLGLQEMLVYFDPWMAGVVLPGLILVGLIAIPYIDTNPKGNGYFTIKERPIAMWGFLYGWIVLWMYLIIVGTFLRGPNWTFYGPFEYWDFHKVVSEYNVNLSEFVWLKWLNTPMPSNIILREIVGIILTLVYCCVLPVAIAKSKYGKKIIENTGQIRYYIFIILVLGMTSLPIKMVLRWLFSLKYIIALPEWELNL from the coding sequence ATGAAAGAACTTATCAACTGGCTAGCCGATCCGATTAGATCATTCCCGATTGTGTCGGTCTTATTCTTCTTCATGATGAAATATTATCGTGTTGTTGGAAGTAAAAAGTTTGCTAAATGGTCGTTAATCGCAGCTGCACCAATTACGGTTTGGTTTTGTATGGATGCGAACTTTAGAGCAATTATTCTTTGGCCAGATAACATTCCTATTAACATTATTATTGTTCTTATTGCTTGGCTTACTTGGTATGCACTTTATAGAGCTGCTGAGAATGATAAGAGAATTGAAAACGGTGAGTGTCCAATTGAAGCACTTCCAGAAAATAGAGAAAAAGTATGGGTATGGCCTAACTTAGTTTTCACTGAACTTATGTGTATGATCGGTTGTACAATTTTCTTAGTTGTATGGGCGATTGTTTTCAAGGCACCTCTTGAGGAACCTGCAAATACTACTTGGGCACCAAACCCTGCTAAAGCACCTTGGTACTTCCTTGGTCTACAAGAAATGCTTGTATATTTTGATCCTTGGATGGCAGGGGTTGTACTTCCTGGACTTATTCTAGTTGGACTTATTGCAATTCCATATATTGATACGAACCCTAAAGGTAATGGTTATTTCACAATTAAAGAAAGACCAATTGCTATGTGGGGATTCCTTTACGGTTGGATTGTTCTTTGGATGTATCTAATTATCGTTGGTACTTTCTTACGTGGTCCAAACTGGACATTCTATGGTCCATTTGAGTACTGGGACTTCCATAAAGTTGTTTCTGAGTACAACGTTAACCTTTCAGAGTTTGTGTGGCTTAAGTGGCTAAATACACCAATGCCTTCTAACATTATCCTTAGAGAGATTGTGGGGATTATCCTAACTCTTGTTTACTGTTGTGTACTTCCAGTTGCAATTGCTAAGTCAAAGTACGGGAAGAAGATTATCGAAAACACTGGTCAGATTAGATATTATATTTTCATTATTCTAGTACTAGGTATGACATCTCTACCAATTAAGATGGTTCTGAGATGGCTATTTAGTCTGAAGTATATTATCGCTCTGCCTGAGTGGGAACTTAACCTGTAA
- a CDS encoding HEAT repeat domain-containing protein — translation MSEKNQNNKLDKKLLESNPVMGSLMVPIAIVLVGALIIFGVTKMLSNDHSYKDLVHEMKSKTFGNKWIAALELSKVISAGAIEEEDIPWVVENLKDVYRTSVDPRTRDFVVVAIGALGNEGGLPVLESALKDKNHPEINFHAMVALSKMPKGILFNWDLVKSFLGRDDAALTQVTILTLATHEVKDTENLFVDQLKSELGFTVRYAAATALIAYKNDEAKKTINEILMLNDESLGKRLTVQEIRGLKYNVLTALKKYGWNEMSPSVEKMINIEKDIKVVSLAKEVLNSLK, via the coding sequence GTGAGCGAGAAAAATCAAAATAATAAACTAGATAAAAAACTTCTTGAAAGTAATCCGGTAATGGGCTCTTTAATGGTGCCTATTGCAATCGTATTAGTTGGAGCATTAATTATTTTTGGTGTGACTAAAATGCTTTCAAATGATCACTCTTATAAAGATCTTGTCCATGAGATGAAGTCGAAAACCTTTGGTAATAAGTGGATTGCAGCACTAGAGCTTTCAAAAGTTATTTCTGCTGGAGCAATTGAAGAAGAAGATATTCCTTGGGTTGTAGAAAATCTAAAAGATGTTTATCGAACTAGTGTTGATCCAAGAACTCGTGACTTTGTTGTTGTGGCAATTGGGGCCCTTGGTAATGAAGGGGGACTTCCTGTACTTGAAAGTGCCTTAAAAGATAAAAATCATCCTGAAATTAATTTTCATGCAATGGTGGCACTGTCAAAAATGCCTAAGGGTATTTTGTTTAACTGGGATCTCGTAAAGTCTTTTTTAGGACGAGATGATGCGGCGCTAACTCAGGTGACGATACTGACTCTTGCTACTCACGAAGTGAAAGATACAGAAAATTTATTTGTTGATCAGCTTAAAAGTGAGCTCGGTTTCACTGTTAGATATGCCGCAGCTACAGCATTAATCGCGTATAAGAACGATGAAGCGAAAAAAACGATCAATGAGATTTTAATGCTAAATGATGAGTCTTTAGGCAAAAGATTAACTGTACAGGAGATCCGTGGCCTTAAATACAATGTACTCACTGCGTTGAAAAAGTACGGTTGGAACGAAATGTCGCCAAGCGTTGAAAAAATGATAAATATTGAGAAGGATATAAAAGTTGTCAGCCTTGCAAAGGAAGTTTTAAATTCGTTGAAATAG
- a CDS encoding Crp/Fnr family transcriptional regulator: MKLTSYELSTLEAESLIFKEGQKADYIVLVKSGTVVTVKDHNGRLVPTGIHKNGDFLGVSGGINRGVYDESAFTVGQVELMPIPISEVAKIIDNNELWLKKIINTTIDRLDSAVNILAEHKIFDTAKSSDFSFDDEAEAKFRKLMNA, translated from the coding sequence ATGAAACTTACCTCGTATGAATTATCAACTTTAGAGGCCGAGTCTTTGATTTTTAAAGAAGGGCAAAAAGCGGATTATATTGTTCTTGTGAAGTCTGGTACAGTTGTCACTGTAAAAGATCATAATGGACGTCTTGTTCCAACTGGAATTCATAAAAATGGTGACTTTCTTGGAGTTTCAGGTGGAATAAATCGCGGTGTATATGATGAGTCAGCCTTTACTGTTGGTCAGGTGGAGCTTATGCCTATTCCTATTAGTGAGGTTGCAAAAATTATCGATAATAATGAGTTATGGCTTAAGAAAATTATTAATACGACTATTGATCGTTTAGATAGCGCTGTAAATATTCTTGCTGAACATAAGATTTTTGATACTGCTAAAAGTAGTGATTTTTCGTTTGATGATGAAGCAGAGGCCAAGTTTAGGAAGTTAATGAATGCATAA
- a CDS encoding FliG C-terminal domain-containing protein: MEASKENGGVFINGKAQIIEMLKFMGAEERATLLKNIQMRNPTLAKELYAESITFNTIYSLDDIDLAQVLKFIKAPILGVALKECEKTFQKKILTLLPRESAEEAYSYLVKNLGGNETRDIQRARKRVTDTIVALNNRGRLSL, encoded by the coding sequence ATGGAAGCTAGCAAAGAAAATGGTGGAGTATTCATTAACGGTAAAGCTCAAATTATTGAAATGCTCAAATTTATGGGAGCAGAAGAAAGGGCAACGTTACTTAAAAATATCCAGATGAGAAATCCTACGCTGGCCAAAGAGCTATATGCTGAAAGTATCACATTCAATACTATTTACTCATTAGATGATATTGATTTAGCACAAGTCCTAAAGTTTATTAAGGCCCCAATTCTAGGTGTTGCACTTAAAGAGTGTGAAAAAACATTTCAGAAGAAAATTCTTACACTTCTTCCAAGAGAAAGTGCTGAAGAGGCATACTCTTACCTTGTAAAGAATCTTGGTGGAAACGAAACAAGAGATATTCAAAGGGCCAGAAAAAGAGTTACTGATACAATTGTTGCTCTTAATAACCGTGGAAGACTTAGCCTATAA
- a CDS encoding cytochrome b N-terminal domain-containing protein, with product MAKRGVVDYIRETQVWKSIFRHGPPTNARNRAAVVAGNVFLHLHPIKLKKSGVQLGYTWCMGGLTFFIFLALTVTGVLLMFYYRPTAEYAYNDIIALKEHVPLGIMREIHRWGAHAMVITVWLHMFRVFMTGSYKPPREFNWGVGVILLVLTLLLSFTGYLLPWDQLAIWAIAVGSNMAKATPFLGHGGPGAALAQIGDFVMVSDKNDVRFQLLAGRFVGEPALLRFYILHCVFIPLVVGVLIAVHFWRVRKDGGISAPL from the coding sequence ATGGCTAAAAGAGGTGTTGTTGATTACATTAGAGAGACTCAAGTCTGGAAATCAATCTTTAGACACGGTCCTCCGACAAACGCAAGAAATAGAGCAGCAGTAGTTGCTGGTAACGTGTTTTTACACTTACACCCAATCAAACTTAAGAAATCAGGGGTTCAGCTTGGTTATACTTGGTGTATGGGTGGACTTACTTTCTTTATTTTCTTAGCACTTACTGTAACTGGTGTACTTTTAATGTTCTATTACAGACCAACTGCTGAGTACGCATATAACGATATTATCGCACTTAAAGAGCACGTACCTTTAGGGATTATGCGTGAGATTCACAGATGGGGTGCCCACGCCATGGTTATTACTGTGTGGTTACACATGTTCCGAGTCTTTATGACTGGTTCATATAAACCACCTAGAGAGTTCAACTGGGGTGTTGGTGTTATTCTTTTAGTATTAACTCTTCTTCTATCGTTCACTGGGTATCTTCTACCTTGGGATCAGTTAGCGATTTGGGCGATTGCCGTTGGTTCAAACATGGCCAAAGCAACTCCATTCCTAGGGCATGGTGGTCCAGGTGCAGCGCTAGCGCAAATTGGTGACTTCGTAATGGTTTCTGATAAAAACGACGTTCGTTTCCAGCTTCTAGCAGGACGTTTCGTTGGAGAGCCAGCACTACTGAGATTTTATATTCTTCACTGTGTATTCATTCCACTTGTTGTAGGTGTTCTAATTGCAGTTCACTTCTGGCGTGTAAGAAAAGACGGTGGGATTTCAGCACCACTTTAG
- a CDS encoding Ppx/GppA phosphatase family protein, translating to MSKDLIGSIDIGSNSTLLLVLNTKTKEVVEEVSTITALGRGLDKNGVFQDKSMEDTFRALSEYKDKCKSLGCEKIIVTATEASRVAKNAQEFFSRVKRELGLEIQIISGEGEAYYTAFGINEMMKSKSKIQLILDVGGASSELILIKPKPFEILKTVSLPIGSVRVDDWIKDGELKKNLDAIFEKYNVEDYSGYDVIGVAGTLTSLALMFSGANEFSNDAINNFSLALADFNESVDRIQLVDAKALGKQFSFLGKRSKTIQSGAICSQTILNKINPREIKFSTYGLRYGTAISGAIDETYLV from the coding sequence ATGAGTAAAGATTTAATTGGATCAATTGATATTGGTTCAAATTCAACTCTTCTATTAGTTTTAAATACAAAGACGAAAGAAGTCGTTGAAGAAGTTTCAACTATTACGGCACTTGGTAGAGGACTGGATAAAAATGGTGTGTTCCAAGATAAATCTATGGAAGATACATTCCGTGCTTTAAGTGAATATAAAGATAAATGTAAGTCTCTTGGTTGCGAAAAAATAATCGTTACTGCAACAGAGGCCTCTCGAGTTGCCAAAAATGCGCAAGAATTTTTCTCAAGAGTAAAAAGAGAATTAGGTTTAGAGATTCAAATTATTTCTGGTGAAGGTGAGGCTTATTACACTGCATTTGGAATAAATGAAATGATGAAATCAAAATCGAAGATACAACTTATCTTAGATGTGGGTGGAGCTTCAAGTGAGTTAATACTTATTAAGCCAAAACCTTTTGAAATATTAAAAACAGTCTCACTTCCAATTGGATCAGTACGAGTTGATGATTGGATCAAAGACGGGGAACTAAAAAAGAACCTAGATGCTATTTTCGAAAAATATAATGTTGAAGATTATAGTGGTTACGATGTTATTGGAGTAGCTGGAACATTAACTAGCTTAGCTCTTATGTTTTCTGGGGCCAATGAATTTTCAAACGATGCAATTAATAATTTCTCACTAGCACTTGCTGACTTTAATGAGAGTGTGGATCGTATACAACTGGTTGATGCAAAGGCATTAGGAAAGCAGTTTTCTTTCTTAGGAAAAAGGTCTAAGACAATTCAATCTGGAGCGATTTGTTCTCAAACAATCTTAAATAAGATCAATCCAAGAGAAATAAAATTTTCAACTTACGGCCTACGTTATGGAACGGCCATTTCTGGAGCAATAGATGAAACTTACCTCGTATGA
- a CDS encoding thiolase family protein, giving the protein MSLNKGRRVFLIEGKRTPFGKFGGSLKDIKPVDLAVSATNSLLSEVGLKAELIDQVILGNVVPSSTDTMYGGRHLALKAGCDEKTPGITINRLCGSGIQAILDATRLIKLDEANCVLAGGTENMSMVPHLTYGARFGTKYGSLKNVDMLLDALTDQHAGCPMGITAENLGGKYEVSRADCDEFSLLSHQRAADAYNDGHLQKEICEVEIRKGSVSKDEHLRADASLADMNKLRSTFVKDGLVTAGSASGIVDGAAVALVASEDFVKEHGLKPIAEIIDGTVVGVDPTIMGIGPAPAINQILENNKMEQSQIDLFEINEAFAAQTLACLKELSLDVSKVNIWGGAIALGHPLAASGTRITTTLAHQLKTENKEYGIASACIGGGQGIGILIKRV; this is encoded by the coding sequence ATGTCCTTAAATAAAGGCCGTCGTGTATTTTTAATAGAGGGAAAACGAACACCATTTGGTAAATTTGGTGGCTCATTAAAAGATATTAAGCCTGTGGACCTAGCGGTGTCTGCCACAAATTCACTACTTAGCGAAGTTGGTCTTAAGGCCGAGCTGATTGATCAGGTAATTCTCGGTAATGTCGTCCCTTCGTCAACTGACACTATGTATGGTGGAAGACATTTGGCCTTAAAGGCAGGATGTGATGAAAAGACTCCTGGAATTACTATTAACCGACTATGTGGCTCGGGTATTCAGGCAATTTTAGATGCGACTAGGTTAATTAAATTAGATGAAGCTAATTGTGTACTGGCCGGTGGAACTGAGAATATGTCGATGGTTCCTCATCTAACATATGGTGCACGTTTTGGTACGAAATACGGATCACTTAAGAATGTGGATATGCTACTCGATGCCCTAACTGACCAACATGCAGGTTGCCCAATGGGGATAACGGCAGAAAACCTTGGTGGGAAATATGAAGTATCTAGAGCTGATTGTGATGAATTCTCACTACTTTCTCACCAAAGAGCAGCTGATGCCTATAACGATGGACACTTACAAAAAGAAATATGTGAAGTCGAAATCAGAAAGGGAAGTGTTTCAAAAGATGAACACTTAAGAGCTGATGCGTCTTTGGCCGATATGAATAAACTGCGTTCAACTTTTGTAAAAGATGGCCTAGTTACTGCTGGTTCTGCATCCGGAATTGTCGATGGTGCTGCTGTGGCCTTAGTTGCTAGTGAAGACTTTGTAAAAGAGCATGGTTTAAAACCTATTGCAGAAATTATTGATGGTACAGTCGTTGGAGTTGATCCGACAATTATGGGAATTGGCCCAGCTCCAGCAATTAATCAAATCTTAGAAAATAATAAAATGGAACAATCACAGATTGATCTATTTGAAATTAATGAAGCTTTTGCTGCACAAACATTAGCTTGTTTAAAAGAACTTTCATTAGATGTGAGTAAAGTAAATATCTGGGGGGGAGCAATTGCACTAGGACATCCTCTTGCTGCTTCTGGAACTAGAATTACAACAACACTTGCACATCAATTAAAAACTGAAAATAAAGAGTACGGTATTGCAAGTGCATGTATTGGTGGTGGCCAAGGAATTGGTATCCTTATCAAAAGAGTATAG